CTTGTACAAAATAACTGCTACCTTGTTCCTACAGCCAAAGGAAACTGAACATGGAATGGAATGACCTCTTAAGAATCACACCCAGAATAGTGAAGAAATAAATGTTGACATATAATCCAAAATGTGTTCAAGTAATGCACCCAGGAAATATTTAGCAATTTTAGTCAGCATCTAGCTCACCTACTTTAAAGTCTACTATAAAAACTCAGACAAATATGCAAATTCCAGGTCCACACCAAAGCTTCTAGTAAAATATAAGTTCATAGGATATTTTCTTGAGCAGTCATAACCTTCAGCACGACtgctcaagaaaactattgcTTCCACTTTATATACATCTGAAGGCAACGTAGAACATGCCACAAATTTTAGATGAACCAGAAGGTTGCAAGCCACATAAAAGCCCTAGACCAACAGTAGAACTAATCGACTTTGGTGAGTTGTATGCAGTTCTTCGGCAGCTTCACTGAAATGCGCAGAAAAACCCTGACCAGTTGGCAGACATCATCTCATCATATATAATTCCAATAAGCTTGAAGTTCTCGCACTTGACATCCAGGACACAGAAGATACACTACAAAGACAGAAGGCATAGCATTGTCCCAAAACCTGACATCTCTGAACTTGTCGCATTAGATACACTGCAAAGAAGCTTTAATTGATTGCATCGAAGTTCACTTACGAATACACTGTCTCCATGACCTCGTAGGTGAATCAAAAACTTGGTAAAGATGGCTTCTGATTTACTGAAATACGTCTGGCAAAGCGAAGAGACACATCCAGGCTCAGGTGAGCAATCGCAGGGGCCACGATAACCAGCACACACTCATCAGTATTCGAGCCACCAGAGATTACTAAGCTCTTCAGTGTGGGCGATGTAATCTCAGAAAGATGGCGCCATCTGCAGCTTTTCAGAACCAAGTTCTTCAGTGAGCGGGAGGTGATTGAACGAATCCCACATGTGCAATCCTCCAGCTCGAGATCCTCCAAAGAGTGGCACACTGAACTGACATGCTTTGCGAAATGACCTTCCAGAGCCACATTGCAGAGATACAGCCTCTTGAGGGGCCAAGAACTGGAGCTCAGTCCCTCACGCTGACGGGGAGGATCTGGGGTGCAGTACTTCATCGCGCGACGGAGCCACCCGCCTGCTTGTCTGTCCGCAAAGCTAGGCGCCCTGGTCCTACAAACACGCAGCCTCAAGGAATCCAACTGAGCGACGTTGAAGCGGTGCATCAGGTTCTCGGCGAAGTCCTCAAAACCCTCCCACTCCCTTTCTCTGTTGTCGCCGCCGTCGTTGCTGTCGTCGTTGTCGTCCTCGGAGTCCTCATAGCTTTCAATGTCGGAGTCGGAGTACTCGTGGACGGGGGCAGGGTGGTTGCTGGGAGCACTCGCCGCCGGGGTCCTGAACTCGTCGCTGTCGAGGTCGAGGCACGGCACCGAGCGCCAGAGGTGCCTCCAGCGCGCGGACAACACGCACGTCTGCACCACCTGCCGGGCCTTCAGGAAGGACATGACGGCGTGGAGGAGGCTGTCCGGCAGCGCGCTGAGCCGGTCCGCGTCGCCGCCCGGGGTCCCacgctccgccgcggcctcctcaaGCTCCATGGCGGTCTCCTGCGCGAACCAGCTGCTCCGTTACAAGACCAAACAACGCAGGGccattttttttcacaaaaaaataaaatcccCAATTCCATCTACGCAGGAACACCACGAAATCCCGGTTCGATTACTGGATGGGTCGCGCCGTCGCGCTGCTAGATCGGGAGCCGGCGCGGGAATTCAAGATACGGCGAAGCGTCTGCCGAATCAGAACCTTGATCTCATCGGAAGATTGGAATCGAGTAGGTAGGGATCGCGACGGGGCCGAAAGCAAACAAGTCGCGGGTACAGGAAGCGGGGGCGAGAGATGGGAGGTCGGGGAAGGGGGAGCTCACCGAGCGCCGCAGCCTGAGCCTGCCGTGCGGGGAGGAGGCGGATCCggccggaggaggcgcgggcgtggggttggcggcgccggcgcgagaGGGGAAGGTGAGTTGCCTAAACCCTCGACGGCGAGAGAAGAAGAGGGGGAGGATAGCGGCGAGCAGCTCCGGGCCGGCCCATTAGAGGCCCAGTTGCCGCGGCAGAGTTTTTTTTTAGGGCAGAGTTTTTTATgttttactccctccatccaactaTCCAAGCAGAGTTTTTTTTAGGGCAgagttttttttatgttttactCCCTCCACCCAACTATCCAAGACTCATTAGTAAATCTGAAAAATTCAAGTATGCAAGGCCTGTTCCTATTTTTCTCAAAGTCATGGCACGCGACGCTTCGTGGACCGTCGCGGAGTAACTCCATCCACGGATCTATTGTGGcaccatgatttttttttactaacCTATCACACGTCCACCCATATGTAGTGGATTCCAGTGGCCTAATGCCATAATTAAGAGGCTAAactgtactccctccgtcccaaaatacaaGTCATTCTGGGAtccaaaatttgtcccaaaaaacaagtcacttTACCCTATTTAGAAAATGCATGTGCATGTAAGAATCAATTACTACCAAATATGGATAACAAATAGGGgtaaacatggtcattttaccgGAGAATTGCTTtgcttaaaaaaaaagaatttctaACCATCTCTAAAGTAAACACCACGTTCGAAATTTGTAAACATAAATGACTATGAAAGATTGAACCTGGTAAAATTTTAACTAATACATTTAGtaaaattatatatatgctTAGGGTATAATTCCTTGGTTCGAAAATGTATGGTGTTTTTGGTTTTGTTCCTAGTCAAACCTCTTCAAGCTTAACgaatttttggtgcatttaatgAAGCTAATTTGGTGCAGTATATATGTTGCTAAACTTGATCAGACTTGAAGAGATTTGACTTAAGATAAAACCGAAACACCTAAAAAATGAAAGATGTTTATATAAGATTTGAACTCTCCAAGTTAAGTTGAGACTTGAGAGCACGTGCATGTCAAAAGGAAGGGCTCAACACATTTTGCAAGCTGACGAGGAAAGCGCTAATGAACTCCTGATTCTTAGCAGAGCATCTCCctcacatttttttttctacttCGCATTGTACACGATGATACAAGAAAAGACGCTGAAATCTCTGCCAAGTGACCCATCCGAACAAGTTTAAGGACCGGGCATGTATTTTACTCATTTTCTTTTGAACATCTTCAGATATGCCACTGATGCACAAGACGATATGTACAGTAGCATGGACTCCCTGTGCAGTATATGTGGGCGTTTAGCATTTTAGATTATATACGTCCGAAAAAAGGATCCAGGGGAAACACCAGAGAAAAACTTGCGATTTCTGGATCTATTTTCAAATTCTTTTTACACTTGCAGTGTTTTCTAATTGGAGACATTTCCGATATGGGGGAAAAAAGGAACACAGATAGCAAACATGTCCAGAGGCAAGCATTATCCTTAAAGCAAAGAAACAGAGTAAAAACCAATAGCATACGTAGTCACTAGAGCAAAGGCCTGCATCACCTAGAAATGAGTCAAAAGTATATGGCTGCGATTTGAGGAATCTGAAGGGAGCCTATAAGATGGCTGCATAATCCACATGAACCACAAAGAATGCCTGGAGCCCTGGACCAACAATAACCTAATTAACTTTGGTGAATTTAATGTTCTTCTCCGACAGATTCCCTGAAGCGTGCAGCAGAACGTTGACGAGTTTGCGGGCATCACCATGGGAACATATGATTTCAACCTTGAGGTTCGCACACATGAAATCCAGGCCACGGAACTCAGAAGATGAGGTCTCGTTGGgctctcctttctttttcttaggGTAAGTCGGGAACTGTGGGTAGCATAAAAGATGTAAGACGGTGAACAATGTTGGTTACATAATAAGTTAAAAAACCAAACTACAGTATACCTTGCAGTTCCGCAGAGTGAGCTTCTCTAGATTAGGTGAACTCTGCAGAAAGAATCCTAATGTGCGGAAGTCGTTACGGAGATCACACTCGTCCAGCAATAAGTTCCTCAGGTTCATGAATTCTTGGAATGTTGGTTTCTCACCACGCACCTAGAGTACATTAGATGGCACCAGAACGTGATTGGAGTGAATAAAATGGAACACTAGCAGAGACAAAGAGGGCATACCGTCTCACTAACACCAGACAACTCTAAACTTGTCACGTTAGAGATACCACAAAGAAGCTTGAATTGATCGCCATCAAGTTTACTACTTTCGGGTGCACTATATGTATGACTTTGCAGATGAATTGAAGCCTTGACAAGGGATGGCATCTGATTTGTTGAAATATCAACACTGAAGTGGTCAACACTGACATCCAGGTGCAGAGAAGCGAGAGCAGGGGTCAAGATAACCAGCACAACGTCAGAAATGTTCTGGCCACCATCAATAACCAATGTCTTCAGTGTGGGCAATGCAATGTCAGAAAGCTTGCGCCATATGCAATTTTTCAGAACCAGGGTCTTCAGCGAGTCGGAGGTGACTGACCGGATATGACAATTGCAATCGTGCAGCTCCAAATCCTCCAAATTGCGGCACACTGAACTAACATGCTTCATGAAACGATCTTCCAAAAGCACATGGCAGAGATGCAGCCTTTTGAGGAGCCACGGACTGGGGCTCAATCCCTTGCGCGGACTGGAAGGATCCGGGCTGCAGTATTTCATCGCGCGGCGGAGCCATCCTCCTGCTTGTATATGATAAAACTGAGGTGCCGGTGCCCGGTGACTGCCAATCTGCAGCCTGAAGGAATCCAGCTGTGCAATGTTACAACGACTCATCAGGTTCGCCGTGAAATCCTCGAATCTCTCATAACCCTTGTCgttgctgtcgtcgtcgtcatccgaGGAGGAGTCAAAGCCAAGGTCGTAGACAGAGCTGCCGTCGCTCTCCGAGCTAGAGCTGCTGTTGTCAGAGCTCGAGCCGTGGTTGCTGTACTTAGGGATGCCGCCGCCCGAGCCAGGCGCCCTCCTGTTGGCCCTGAACTCGTCGATGTCGACGTCGAGGCACGGCACCGTGCGCCAGAGGTTCCTCCAGCGCCTGGACAGCACGCACGTCTGCACCACCTGCCGGGCCTTGAGGGAGGACATGATGACGTGGAGGAGGCAGTCCGGCAGGGCGCTCAGCCggtcagggcggcggcggcgcgggcgggccgTCTTCCTCGTGGCATCCGCAGGCTCCATGGATCGCCCTGCTCGCAGCAGTTCATCTGTATGTAAGAACACGCCACCAAAAAGAaaagcacaaaaaaaaaatccccagtTCCATCTACGCAAGGACAGCACGGAATCCGGGTTAACTACAACACGGGGCGAGCTGCTAGGTTGGGAGGCGGCGCAGgatcggcgcggcgcggctggaTTGTACCCATGATCCCCATCCAGAGATCGAGATCGCGCGAAGGGTTTCGCGAGAGGGCCCGAAGCGAAACGGTCCTAGAGGTACGGGAAGGGGGTCCGCTTACCGAACGCCGCGGGTTCGGCCGGCTGCGCGAGGGAGGAGAGGCTCCAGCGGGGGGGAGACGCCGGCGCGTGGTGGAGGCGCCTAAACCCTCGTCTCCGTCGACGGCGATGAGACGGGGCGGGGATTTGGGGGCGAAGAAGACGCGGGCACAGCGCCGAGCAGGAGAACTgttcgggccgggccggcccattaGAGGCCTAATTCTATATTTTTCGCTACAGGATTTCACGGCCTTTGGCTTTTTTAAGTGCGGGATTTCTAAAATCTAAGTGCTCGGATTTTCGCTAGAGGATTTGTTTGCTCCAAACTGtaatttatttgatttttgtACGTCGAATTTTACCACTCGCTTTATTCAAAAGATGTGCAAATatagttaaatttaaattatttttggaGAACTTTTATTAATATAAAGCAAGACACAACAAAAGAGGTGAtatatattttgcacaaatttttaaataaaatgagtGATCAAATTTATGGTAAAAAATCGTACGGATTATAATTTAAACTGGAGAGAGTAtcaatcatttttttttgcgccCGGGATATTTCAAGCAATTGTTTTGTCAGGATActtctttttttgtttggtCAGGATGCTTCTTGTTGATGTGCGCTGTTCATCCCTTATTAACTTTGTTTTACTTTTGTTTTCCGGCCAAGTTCGTCCCCGTGTTCCTCCAAAAAGCTTAGAGCAGCACCTATAGGTCACTTTCTCACTCCCTCTTTTGATGACCTcactctttctttttcttagcCAACAGACAAAGGAATCTCCAAAAACATAGACATTGTCATCAAATATATATAAATGTACTATTGATCAGCTTGTGAGTCACCG
This genomic interval from Panicum virgatum strain AP13 chromosome 8K, P.virgatum_v5, whole genome shotgun sequence contains the following:
- the LOC120644875 gene encoding MEIOTIC F-BOX protein MOF-like is translated as MELEEAAAERGTPGGDADRLSALPDSLLHAVMSFLKARQVVQTCVLSARWRHLWRSVPCLDLDSDEFRTPAASAPSNHPAPVHEYSDSDIESYEDSEDDNDDSNDGGDNREREWEGFEDFAENLMHRFNVAQLDSLRLRVCRTRAPSFADRQAGGWLRRAMKYCTPDPPRQREGLSSSSWPLKRLYLCNVALEGHFAKHVSSVCHSLEDLELEDCTCGIRSITSRSLKNLVLKSCRWRHLSEITSPTLKSLVISGGSNTDECVLVIVAPAIAHLSLDVSLRFARRISVNQKPSLPSF
- the LOC120644876 gene encoding MEIOTIC F-BOX protein MOF-like, translated to MEPADATRKTARPRRRRPDRLSALPDCLLHVIMSSLKARQVVQTCVLSRRWRNLWRTVPCLDVDIDEFRANRRAPGSGGGIPKYSNHGSSSDNSSSSSESDGSSVYDLGFDSSSDDDDDSNDKGYERFEDFTANLMSRCNIAQLDSFRLQIGSHRAPAPQFYHIQAGGWLRRAMKYCSPDPSSPRKGLSPSPWLLKRLHLCHVLLEDRFMKHVSSVCRNLEDLELHDCNCHIRSVTSDSLKTLVLKNCIWRKLSDIALPTLKTLVIDGGQNISDVVLVILTPALASLHLDVSVDHFSVDISTNQMPSLVKASIHLQSHTYSAPESSKLDGDQFKLLCGISNVTSLELSGVSETVRGEKPTFQEFMNLRNLLLDECDLRNDFRTLGFFLQSSPNLEKLTLRNCKFPTYPKKKKGEPNETSSSEFRGLDFMCANLKVEIICSHGDARKLVNVLLHASGNLSEKNIKFTKVN